In uncultured Treponema sp., one genomic interval encodes:
- a CDS encoding FIST N-terminal domain-containing protein has translation MKQEIVFSGQADAESAVQELVRKLKNPPERYNAVLFFASSDYDFEILSTLLHEKFSGAQVVGTTTSGEISRQGFTSRSIVLTALSCDRTKFSGVVFDGVDKFPIVHKKELEDAAAKIGIRCADSTSHRNAFAITFVNGLCNAEEALLSFFYAVIKNDDFMIAGGSAGDYLKFKRTFVSCNGKVVSDGAAILFVKTPLPFFIQKENIFKPSGKRTKITQADTYIRKIISLDGINPRRRYAELLGIPESKADSAALTNPFGRVFGGHTFISSIAGFNPDGTINMYSRVLANSTVELMELVPIREKIEESLNSALKEIPHPGCIILVNCILRTIIFQQQGICDQICRLYDSHGLDFAGFSSYGEQIGRINSNQTLVSIIIGE, from the coding sequence ATGAAACAGGAAATTGTTTTCAGCGGGCAGGCAGACGCGGAAAGCGCCGTGCAGGAGTTGGTCAGAAAGCTGAAAAATCCGCCGGAAAGATACAACGCGGTGCTTTTCTTCGCGTCATCGGACTATGACTTTGAAATTCTTTCAACCTTGCTGCATGAAAAATTCAGCGGAGCGCAGGTTGTAGGAACAACAACTTCGGGTGAAATCTCAAGGCAGGGATTCACGAGCCGTTCGATAGTTCTGACCGCGCTCTCATGCGACAGGACAAAATTTTCAGGCGTTGTGTTCGACGGAGTTGACAAGTTTCCAATCGTGCATAAAAAGGAGCTTGAGGATGCGGCGGCAAAAATCGGAATAAGATGCGCGGATTCCACATCGCACAGGAACGCGTTCGCCATAACTTTCGTAAACGGACTTTGCAACGCGGAGGAAGCCCTCCTCTCATTTTTCTATGCGGTCATAAAAAACGACGACTTCATGATAGCAGGCGGTTCAGCCGGAGACTACCTTAAATTCAAGCGGACATTCGTAAGCTGCAACGGAAAAGTCGTTTCTGACGGAGCCGCCATTCTTTTTGTGAAGACTCCGCTTCCGTTCTTCATCCAGAAGGAAAACATTTTCAAGCCGTCAGGAAAGCGCACAAAAATCACCCAGGCGGACACTTACATAAGAAAAATAATCTCGCTTGACGGAATCAATCCGCGCAGGCGTTATGCGGAGCTTCTAGGAATTCCTGAATCCAAGGCTGACTCTGCGGCTCTCACAAATCCGTTCGGAAGGGTTTTCGGCGGACACACTTTCATCTCGTCAATCGCGGGCTTCAATCCGGACGGAACAATAAACATGTACTCGCGCGTCCTTGCGAATTCGACTGTCGAGCTGATGGAGCTTGTCCCGATCAGGGAAAAAATCGAGGAGTCTCTGAATTCCGCGCTCAAGGAAATTCCGCATCCGGGCTGCATAATCCTTGTAAACTGCATTCTTCGCACGATAATCTTCCAGCAGCAGGGAATCTGCGACCAGATTTGCAGGCTTTACGACTCGCACGGACTTGACTTCGCCGGATTCTCAAGCTACGGAGAGCAAATCGGGCGCATAAATTCAAACCAGACTTTGGTCAGCATCATAATCGGAGAATAA
- a CDS encoding methyl-accepting chemotaxis protein — translation MDRMTAINGGKELAKILMDCCAKNAAGNSGAQDYIDRMANNSGADNEEDSALRELSDSGDKLSENAGELIENFKRNAEGNGQIFKAFENFSQDVDKVSKNNNSLKSSIDNFGEQIHKIMKHMDDISEISERTNLLSFNASIEAAHAGSAGVGFRIIANEVKKLSENTKKASDEITKMVGALQDKLEQLSEQSRQNSQLLASLVDSTSKSKKIVSQMSAETDENSQYAQNMLELIEQNRKSIDSVLQSVKKRNIEQLKEFADNASQNLILFNDIISFSIEIDQIFKYLESQEHSAQ, via the coding sequence ATGGACAGAATGACAGCGATAAACGGCGGAAAGGAACTTGCGAAAATCCTGATGGACTGCTGCGCGAAAAACGCGGCGGGAAATTCCGGAGCGCAGGACTACATAGACAGAATGGCGAACAACTCCGGGGCGGACAACGAAGAAGACAGCGCGCTCAGGGAACTTTCTGATTCAGGCGACAAACTTTCAGAAAATGCCGGAGAACTGATTGAGAATTTCAAGCGGAATGCGGAAGGCAACGGACAGATTTTCAAGGCGTTCGAGAATTTCAGTCAGGACGTTGACAAAGTTTCCAAGAACAACAACAGCCTCAAGTCAAGCATAGACAACTTCGGCGAGCAGATTCACAAAATCATGAAGCACATGGACGACATCTCAGAAATTTCCGAGCGGACAAATCTTCTCTCGTTCAACGCGTCAATTGAGGCGGCCCATGCAGGAAGCGCTGGCGTCGGATTCAGAATCATTGCAAACGAAGTCAAGAAACTTTCAGAGAACACGAAAAAAGCTTCGGATGAGATTACAAAAATGGTCGGCGCGCTTCAAGACAAGCTGGAGCAGCTTTCAGAACAAAGCAGGCAGAATTCACAGCTTCTCGCCTCTTTGGTAGATTCAACCAGCAAATCAAAAAAAATCGTTTCGCAGATGAGCGCGGAAACAGACGAAAATTCCCAATATGCGCAGAACATGCTTGAACTGATTGAGCAAAACCGCAAAAGCATAGATTCCGTTCTGCAGAGCGTAAAAAAACGCAACATCGAGCAGCTCAAGGAATTCGCGGACAACGCCTCGCAGAACCTGATTCTCTTCAACGACATAATCTCCTTTTCAATCGAAATCGACCAGATTTTCAAGTACCTTGAGTCGCAGGAACATTCAGCGCAATAA
- a CDS encoding extracellular solute-binding protein produces the protein MKRLTLTAVAALAAATLFFGCAKKQDDRVKIRWFVGLGAGSDEPTYAPQKAVVDAFNKSQDEIELVLEIVDNDQAYQTLATQISGGNAPDVVGPVGIRGRDSFKGAWLDLDPLVKENKFDLSQFDKSMVEFYRDPQEGLIGLPFGIYPSYLYVNKELFEEAGLPLPPKNYGEKYIDENGKEQTWDFDCLKKLACKLTVDANGNDATSKNFDPQNIVQWGFGIVWGDARGYGSLFEPNTFVKDGGKTAQIPSSWLDAWKWTYDGMWKSNFIPTAAYGDSDILSNGSWGESGKIAMFQCHLWYSGYAKMDYDWDVYPMPSYKGKTTAKMHADTFEIPKGSKHPEEAFKVLSYLVTTASKDLLNIYGGMPAQKNLQKPFLDDFFKTRYPHVNVNTQVIVDSIEYADNPNHESWMPSFQESSTAYSEFWDKLKNNPGLDVEKESEILREKLQNIFSNVK, from the coding sequence ATGAAAAGACTCACACTCACCGCAGTTGCAGCCCTCGCAGCAGCAACATTATTCTTCGGCTGTGCAAAAAAGCAGGACGATCGTGTAAAAATCCGCTGGTTTGTAGGACTTGGAGCAGGTTCTGATGAGCCGACTTACGCGCCGCAAAAAGCCGTTGTTGATGCGTTCAACAAGTCTCAGGATGAAATTGAGCTTGTGCTTGAAATTGTAGACAACGATCAGGCGTACCAGACGCTTGCAACACAGATTTCAGGCGGAAATGCTCCGGATGTTGTAGGACCAGTTGGAATCCGCGGAAGAGACAGCTTTAAAGGTGCTTGGCTTGACCTTGATCCGCTAGTTAAGGAAAACAAATTCGACTTGAGTCAGTTTGACAAATCAATGGTTGAATTTTACCGCGATCCGCAGGAAGGACTTATCGGTTTGCCGTTTGGAATTTATCCGTCATATCTTTATGTGAACAAAGAACTTTTTGAAGAGGCCGGACTTCCGCTTCCTCCAAAAAATTACGGCGAAAAATACATCGATGAAAACGGAAAAGAGCAGACATGGGATTTTGACTGCCTAAAAAAACTCGCCTGCAAACTTACAGTTGATGCAAACGGAAACGATGCGACAAGCAAAAATTTCGATCCGCAGAATATTGTGCAGTGGGGATTCGGAATTGTATGGGGCGATGCGCGCGGATACGGAAGTTTATTCGAGCCAAACACTTTTGTAAAAGACGGCGGAAAAACTGCGCAGATTCCTTCATCATGGCTTGACGCCTGGAAGTGGACTTACGACGGAATGTGGAAGTCAAACTTTATTCCTACAGCGGCTTATGGAGATTCAGACATTCTTTCAAACGGAAGCTGGGGCGAATCTGGAAAAATTGCAATGTTCCAGTGCCACCTCTGGTATTCAGGATATGCAAAAATGGACTACGACTGGGACGTTTATCCAATGCCTTCATACAAAGGAAAAACAACTGCAAAAATGCACGCCGATACATTTGAAATTCCAAAAGGCTCAAAACATCCAGAAGAAGCATTCAAAGTTCTTTCTTATCTTGTAACAACAGCTTCAAAAGACTTGCTGAATATTTACGGCGGAATGCCAGCTCAGAAAAATTTGCAAAAACCTTTCCTTGACGACTTCTTTAAGACAAGATACCCGCACGTAAATGTAAACACTCAAGTTATCGTAGACAGCATTGAATACGCAGACAATCCGAATCACGAAAGCTGGATGCCGTCATTCCAGGAAAGCTCAACAGCATATTCAGAATTCTGGGACAAGCTCAAGAACAATCCGGGACTTGATGTTGAAAAGGAATCTGAAATCCTTAGAGAAAAACTTCAGAATATTTTTTCAAACGTAAAATAA
- a CDS encoding sugar ABC transporter permease, with protein sequence MKTKFFLKRQQFWGFIFIAPWLIGFLVFYAGPMVVSLIYSFLDYNLIQPELTKFVGIGNWKRAIVEDKQILMSIYRILEYTIISLPLSLVFSLFAAVLLNNKYLLGKKLFRALYYIPTMVPLVATVIIWKGILNEQTGWINLMIKGTVGGEGLRWLASTKLVYISYAFIGLWGVGNTIVILLAGLQGIPQSLYEASYIDGANGWQRMIRITIPMITPILFYNIITGVVGMMQYFLVPMVINQGSGYPEGMTNFPMVLFYRHAFSYFNMGYAAVIAWFIFVLGLVFTLILFGTSKSWVFYADSKN encoded by the coding sequence ATGAAGACAAAATTTTTCCTAAAAAGACAGCAGTTTTGGGGATTTATTTTCATTGCTCCCTGGCTAATCGGATTCCTTGTATTTTACGCAGGACCGATGGTTGTTTCGCTTATATATTCATTTTTGGACTATAATCTAATTCAGCCGGAACTCACAAAATTTGTTGGCATCGGAAACTGGAAACGCGCCATTGTGGAAGACAAACAGATTCTTATGTCAATCTATAGAATTTTGGAATACACAATTATTTCACTTCCGCTTAGCCTTGTATTTTCTTTATTCGCAGCTGTTCTTCTTAACAACAAATATCTTCTTGGAAAAAAACTTTTCCGCGCGCTTTACTACATTCCAACGATGGTTCCCCTTGTTGCGACAGTAATTATATGGAAAGGAATTCTCAACGAACAGACAGGCTGGATAAATCTTATGATAAAAGGAACTGTTGGTGGCGAAGGATTAAGATGGCTTGCAAGCACAAAGCTTGTTTACATATCTTACGCATTCATAGGACTTTGGGGAGTCGGAAACACAATTGTAATACTTCTTGCAGGACTTCAAGGAATTCCACAGTCGCTTTACGAAGCTTCATACATTGACGGAGCAAACGGCTGGCAACGCATGATCCGCATTACAATTCCGATGATAACGCCAATTCTTTTCTACAATATAATAACTGGAGTTGTCGGAATGATGCAGTACTTCTTAGTTCCGATGGTAATAAACCAAGGAAGCGGCTATCCAGAAGGAATGACAAACTTTCCGATGGTTTTGTTCTACAGACACGCATTTTCATATTTCAACATGGGATACGCGGCTGTAATCGCCTGGTTTATTTTTGTTCTCGGACTTGTATTCACACTGATTTTATTTGGAACTTCAAAAAGCTGGGTTTTCTACGCGGACAGCAAAAACTAA
- a CDS encoding carbohydrate ABC transporter permease: MYAVISTIGAVFSAFFVAYGFARYDFPGKKILFIILIATIVLPSAVTLIPQYTMFYKLGWIGTWLPLIVPHFFGNAFNIFLLRQFIMGIPREMDEAACVDGAGPIRTLFQIILPQAIPSVISVALFHFFFAWNDFFNPLIYLAGKPEKQPITVGLSRFSGMYSTESNLIQAASLLACVVPFAIFFIAQKFFINGVQTSGVEK, encoded by the coding sequence ATGTACGCAGTCATATCAACAATCGGAGCAGTTTTCTCTGCCTTCTTTGTAGCCTACGGATTTGCACGTTACGATTTCCCCGGAAAGAAAATTCTGTTCATCATTCTTATAGCGACAATCGTTCTTCCAAGCGCAGTAACTTTGATTCCGCAGTACACGATGTTCTACAAGCTCGGCTGGATTGGAACATGGCTTCCGCTTATCGTGCCGCACTTCTTCGGAAACGCATTCAACATTTTTCTTCTTAGACAATTCATTATGGGAATTCCGCGCGAAATGGATGAAGCCGCTTGCGTAGACGGAGCAGGACCAATCCGCACATTGTTCCAGATAATTCTTCCGCAGGCAATTCCGTCTGTAATTTCAGTTGCATTGTTCCACTTCTTCTTTGCCTGGAACGACTTCTTCAATCCGCTTATCTATCTTGCAGGAAAGCCGGAAAAACAGCCTATCACTGTCGGACTTTCAAGATTCAGTGGAATGTATTCAACAGAAAGCAACCTTATTCAGGCGGCGAGCCTTTTAGCATGCGTTGTTCCGTTTGCAATTTTCTTTATCGCGCAGAAATTCTTTATCAACGGAGTTCAAACTTCAGGAGTTGAAAAATAA
- a CDS encoding glycoside hydrolase family 30 beta sandwich domain-containing protein encodes MLPCAVPSASDGQMGNTFECTSFKNPDGKIALAICNRNEEAVSFKLECDSCQTSNAPLFCPAHAIQTILIDI; translated from the coding sequence TTGCTTCCGTGCGCAGTTCCTTCAGCAAGCGACGGACAAATGGGAAACACATTTGAATGCACATCGTTCAAAAATCCAGACGGAAAAATTGCGCTTGCAATTTGCAACAGAAACGAAGAAGCCGTAAGTTTCAAACTTGAATGTGATTCATGTCAAACAAGCAACGCTCCCCTTTTCTGCCCAGCTCATGCTATCCAAACAATTTTGATTGATATATAA
- a CDS encoding LacI family DNA-binding transcriptional regulator — protein sequence MVTQKDVAKYAGVSFITVSRVVNKEPNVKEETRKKVEQAIKEIGYFPGFAGKALNSGRCNTIAILTPINFNVVSRSEYLLGVISGIQDVCRKNETDILLIPFSEDDKNFDFLRPFRQRKIDGSIFVGLKQMPKNVIEEIKLRKLPCVIVGDRKVDESFSWVDTDNEKAGYEATKRIWEKGHRKIAFYGVLNSIYNKNISDREKGFRRAILELSGKPVSEEYVFRSSYDQKSAAENFLPFFNLKEKPTAMFCSTDNHIPPVICELSKHGIKVPDEFSIVGFDGIFQDQMFYNFSIATNVQPFSIMGKRAAEILFGYINKTSVEIVQEEVPVQFQDGGSLKQI from the coding sequence ATGGTTACGCAAAAAGATGTAGCAAAATACGCCGGTGTTTCTTTTATTACAGTCTCACGAGTTGTAAACAAAGAGCCAAATGTAAAAGAAGAAACCCGGAAAAAAGTTGAGCAGGCAATAAAAGAAATCGGATACTTTCCCGGATTCGCAGGAAAAGCACTTAACAGCGGCCGTTGCAATACAATCGCAATTTTGACTCCAATCAACTTCAATGTAGTTTCCCGCTCTGAATATCTTCTGGGAGTCATTTCAGGAATTCAGGATGTTTGCAGAAAAAATGAAACAGACATCCTGCTTATTCCTTTTTCAGAAGATGATAAAAACTTTGACTTTTTGCGTCCGTTCCGCCAAAGAAAAATTGACGGAAGCATTTTCGTTGGACTAAAGCAAATGCCAAAAAATGTCATTGAAGAAATCAAGCTTAGAAAACTTCCGTGCGTAATCGTCGGCGACAGAAAAGTGGACGAATCATTTTCCTGGGTTGACACAGACAATGAAAAAGCCGGTTACGAAGCCACAAAGCGGATTTGGGAAAAGGGCCACAGAAAAATTGCTTTTTACGGCGTGCTGAATTCAATATACAACAAAAATATTTCCGACAGAGAAAAAGGATTCAGAAGAGCGATTCTTGAACTTTCAGGAAAACCAGTTTCGGAAGAATATGTTTTTAGAAGTTCTTACGACCAGAAATCCGCCGCAGAAAATTTCCTGCCTTTTTTCAACCTAAAGGAAAAGCCAACCGCAATGTTCTGCTCCACAGACAATCACATTCCGCCGGTTATATGCGAGCTTTCAAAACACGGAATAAAAGTTCCAGATGAGTTTTCTATTGTTGGCTTCGACGGAATTTTTCAAGACCAGATGTTCTACAATTTTTCAATTGCAACAAATGTTCAGCCTTTTTCTATAATGGGAAAACGCGCCGCAGAAATTCTCTTTGGCTACATAAACAAAACCTCCGTTGAAATCGTACAAGAAGAAGTTCCTGTTCAATTCCAAGACGGAGGCTCGCTAAAACAGATTTAA
- a CDS encoding argininosuccinate synthase: MAVKEKVSEAAKAVKSTAKKAVKATTKVAKSAASKKDKVVLAYSGGLDTTVIIPWLKENYDYDVIAVCIDVGQGDDWKAIKSRALKTGASACYVVDARQEYIEEYVWPALKANAIYEDEYLLGTSTARPLIGKILVEYARQEKAVAICHGATGKGNDQVRFELAIKAFAPDLKVIAAWRDPKWNMDSREAEIKYLEERKLEVPMKKDQSYSRDENIWHLSHEGLELEKTENEPNYKHMLKNTVVPEEAPAAGEYVKIDFEKGIPVAVNGKKMDALKLLLELNKIGGRNGIGLVDICENRCVGMKSRGVYETPGGAILYFAHRMLEHLCLDRDTYHYKQQLSIKVAELIYDGKWFTTLFDACMAFVDKTEETVTGWVKLKLCKGAIRGAGSYSKYSLYNESIASFKTGELYDHKDAQGFITLFGLPLKVRAMMEQQVGEGQAVLKSKKLKKRPTE; this comes from the coding sequence ATGGCAGTTAAAGAAAAAGTTTCTGAAGCAGCAAAGGCTGTAAAATCCACTGCGAAAAAAGCTGTAAAGGCAACAACAAAAGTTGCAAAATCTGCGGCATCAAAAAAGGACAAGGTTGTCTTGGCTTATTCAGGCGGTCTTGATACAACTGTTATCATTCCATGGCTCAAAGAAAACTATGACTATGATGTTATTGCTGTCTGCATTGATGTTGGACAGGGCGATGACTGGAAAGCTATAAAATCCCGCGCTTTGAAAACTGGAGCTTCTGCTTGCTATGTTGTAGATGCCCGTCAGGAATATATTGAAGAATACGTTTGGCCGGCTTTGAAGGCAAATGCAATTTATGAAGATGAATATCTTCTTGGAACTTCTACTGCGCGTCCTCTTATTGGAAAAATTCTTGTTGAATATGCTCGTCAGGAAAAAGCTGTTGCAATTTGCCATGGAGCAACTGGAAAGGGAAATGACCAGGTTCGCTTTGAGCTTGCAATCAAGGCTTTTGCTCCGGACTTGAAAGTTATTGCCGCCTGGCGTGATCCAAAATGGAACATGGACAGCCGCGAAGCTGAAATCAAATATCTTGAAGAGCGCAAGCTTGAAGTTCCGATGAAAAAGGATCAGTCTTACAGCCGCGATGAAAATATCTGGCACTTGAGCCATGAAGGTCTTGAACTTGAAAAAACAGAAAACGAGCCTAACTACAAGCACATGCTTAAAAATACAGTTGTGCCTGAAGAAGCTCCTGCTGCCGGTGAATATGTTAAGATTGATTTTGAAAAAGGAATTCCAGTTGCGGTTAACGGCAAAAAAATGGATGCCCTTAAACTTCTTCTTGAACTTAATAAAATCGGCGGAAGAAACGGAATCGGTCTTGTTGACATCTGCGAAAACCGCTGTGTAGGAATGAAGAGCCGCGGTGTTTACGAAACTCCAGGCGGAGCAATTCTTTACTTTGCGCACAGAATGCTTGAGCACCTTTGCTTGGACCGCGACACATACCATTACAAGCAGCAGCTTTCTATAAAAGTTGCAGAACTTATCTACGATGGAAAATGGTTTACAACTTTGTTTGATGCTTGCATGGCGTTTGTTGACAAGACAGAAGAAACTGTTACTGGCTGGGTAAAACTCAAGTTGTGCAAAGGCGCAATCCGCGGAGCTGGCTCTTATTCAAAATACAGCTTGTACAATGAAAGCATTGCTTCGTTCAAGACTGGTGAATTGTATGACCACAAAGATGCGCAGGGCTTTATTACTTTGTTTGGCTTGCCTTTGAAAGTCCGTGCTATGATGGAGCAGCAGGTTGGAGAAGGTCAGGCAGTTCTTAAAAGCAAAAAACTTAAGAAACGCCCGACAGAGTAA
- a CDS encoding polyphenol oxidase family protein: protein MNFLTGNFFYNGMPLFSAPLWGMSVLSSGNMRFRWNETNSVRDNFFSSICAEKRKVAQPELIHSKTVYEVSSADEIFQKKGDGIFTSNKFIVPAVTVADCMPIFVYDKNSNVFGVLHSGWKGTGIAVEAFYMLNKKYGSKPDDLCFVLGPHINSCCYSINKGRAEYFLKNFGCGCVSSDENKYSLSLADANLYLLRKIGIPDGNIFVSKECTCCFKENGAFKYGSFRRQTSSLPQNLPLEEKQKHFTVQTAFVFYSF, encoded by the coding sequence ATGAATTTTTTGACAGGAAATTTTTTTTATAACGGAATGCCTTTGTTTTCTGCGCCTTTGTGGGGAATGTCGGTTTTGTCGTCTGGAAATATGCGGTTCAGATGGAATGAAACCAATTCAGTGCGAGATAATTTTTTTTCTTCAATTTGCGCTGAAAAAAGAAAGGTTGCGCAGCCGGAACTCATTCATTCAAAAACTGTCTATGAAGTTTCTAGCGCGGATGAAATTTTTCAAAAGAAAGGAGACGGAATTTTTACTTCAAATAAATTCATTGTTCCTGCTGTAACAGTTGCGGACTGTATGCCGATTTTTGTTTATGACAAAAACTCAAATGTGTTTGGCGTTTTGCATTCCGGCTGGAAGGGAACTGGAATTGCGGTGGAAGCTTTTTATATGCTGAATAAAAAATACGGTTCCAAACCTGATGATTTGTGCTTTGTTTTGGGACCGCATATAAATTCGTGCTGTTATTCCATTAATAAAGGCCGCGCTGAATATTTTTTGAAAAACTTTGGATGCGGCTGTGTTTCTTCAGATGAGAATAAATATTCATTGAGCCTTGCGGATGCGAATCTGTATCTTTTAAGAAAAATTGGCATTCCAGATGGAAATATTTTTGTGAGCAAAGAATGCACTTGCTGTTTTAAGGAAAACGGAGCGTTTAAGTACGGCTCTTTTAGGCGGCAGACATCATCGCTTCCGCAGAATTTGCCTTTGGAAGAAAAACAGAAACACTTTACTGTTCAAACTGCATTCGTTTTTTATTCATTTTGA